The following coding sequences are from one Panicum hallii strain FIL2 chromosome 5, PHallii_v3.1, whole genome shotgun sequence window:
- the LOC112892135 gene encoding mitochondrial import receptor subunit TOM7-1-like, whose translation MASRPSLKAKPKGKGGRKDAAPGAADGEATRAATAVRLVKEWTTWTMKTAKVAAHYGFIPLVIVIGMNSEPKPSISQLLSPV comes from the coding sequence ATGGCGTCGCGTCCGTCGCTGAAGGCGAAGCCCAAGGGCAAGGGCGGGAGGAAGGACGCCGCCCCTGGCGCGGCCGACGGGGAGGCCACCAGGGCGGCGACCGCGGTGCGGCTCGTCAAGGAGTGGACCACGTGGACGATGAAGACGGCCAAGGTGGCGGCGCACTACGGCTTCATCCCGCTCGTCATCGTCATCGGCATGAACTCCGAGCCCAAGCCCTCCATCTCCCAGCTCCTCTCCCCCGTCTGA